In Candidatus Bathyarchaeota archaeon, a genomic segment contains:
- a CDS encoding 50S ribosomal protein L44e has product MKVPKVINTYCPRCNAKTPHTVSIYRKGRESALRKGARHHEWDLHGYGGQKFPEQRRKAKTTTKQVLKLKCRKCGYVVDRLGVRLRKVEIA; this is encoded by the coding sequence TTGAAGGTTCCGAAAGTCATAAACACCTACTGCCCTAGGTGTAACGCTAAGACACCGCATACGGTGTCCATATACCGGAAGGGTAGGGAAAGTGCCCTCCGGAAGGGAGCTAGGCATCACGAGTGGGACCTTCACGGATACGGTGGTCAGAAGTTCCCGGAGCAGAGAAGGAAGGCTAAAACCACGACGAAACAGGTTCTTAAGCTTAAATGTAGGAAATGCGGTTATGTCGTAGATAGGCTTGGGGTAAGGCTTAGAAAAGTCGAGATAGCCTAG
- a CDS encoding PAC2 family protein translates to MSLRKTHRDLTVEEFYKPGRTRPVLVVGLPGVGGVGRLVADWLRELTEAKLLCRIYSIYFPDQIQVTDGTYELLNYHIYHTETVGRDLLILTGEFQPDPTSVEIPYRVAEGLVDYIQSLGCRTMVAVDGMTEQDGIAVTSNKLDILKKLIEAGAKPFRGRIAGVPGLMLGLTWLKDESTCVGVLSGCRDVRRAEAAALKALRFIDKILGLNLAI, encoded by the coding sequence ATGAGTTTGAGAAAAACCCATCGCGATCTGACGGTCGAGGAGTTCTACAAGCCCGGGAGAACACGCCCGGTATTAGTCGTCGGGCTACCAGGTGTCGGTGGCGTAGGTAGGCTAGTAGCGGACTGGCTCAGGGAGCTTACGGAAGCGAAGCTCCTATGCAGAATCTATAGCATATACTTCCCAGACCAGATCCAGGTTACAGATGGAACCTACGAGCTGTTAAACTACCATATCTACCATACGGAAACTGTGGGTAGAGACTTACTGATATTGACCGGAGAATTCCAGCCAGACCCCACGTCTGTAGAAATTCCTTACAGGGTTGCCGAGGGGCTTGTGGACTACATTCAGAGCCTCGGATGCAGAACCATGGTAGCCGTCGACGGTATGACCGAGCAGGACGGCATAGCCGTAACATCTAACAAGTTAGACATCTTGAAAAAGCTCATAGAGGCCGGGGCTAAGCCCTTTAGAGGCCGAATAGCCGGAGTACCCGGGTTGATGCTTGGACTGACCTGGCTTAAAGACGAATCCACATGCGTAGGGGTCCTATCCGGATGTAGAGACGTACGGAGAGCCGAGGCAGCAGCCCTGAAGGCTCTAAGGTTTATCGACAAGATACTCGGGCTAAATCTAGCGATCTAG
- a CDS encoding Hsp20/alpha crystallin family protein, which produces MERRRPRRSIFDLFEEYIERFERIFEEEFEALMERAGWSPSTSTIEPLTEVTVTPSEVIITADMPCARPESISVRFLDDYTVEIYAKTYRSISFREFRVTHMRGEFSNFHVRVRIPVAVERRIKSLTCRRGLLELRIPRKEGYSITVE; this is translated from the coding sequence ATGGAGCGTAGGAGACCTAGGAGAAGTATATTCGACCTTTTCGAGGAATACATCGAGAGGTTTGAGAGGATATTCGAGGAAGAGTTCGAGGCTTTGATGGAGAGAGCTGGATGGTCACCATCCACGTCGACGATAGAGCCTTTGACAGAGGTCACTGTGACCCCATCAGAGGTCATCATAACCGCAGACATGCCTTGTGCGAGGCCTGAGAGCATAAGCGTGAGGTTCCTAGACGACTACACCGTCGAGATATACGCTAAGACCTATAGGAGTATAAGCTTCAGAGAGTTCAGGGTTACCCATATGAGGGGTGAGTTCAGCAACTTCCACGTTAGAGTTAGGATCCCGGTGGCCGTCGAGAGGAGGATTAAAAGCCTCACCTGTAGAAGGGGGCTTCTGGAGCTTAGGATTCCTAGGAAGGAGGGCTACAGCATAACGGTGGAGTAG
- a CDS encoding proteasome assembly chaperone family protein, translating to MSEKVRVLEKRPIADEPTIIAGLPDVGLVGVIASLHVISSLKMEEVGIIDSELLPPIIVLQNGLPVSPLRIMGDKDGKMLVIVSETAIPAGAVYQLSKAIVDWAYSKKAKLVVSLGGIAVQDRQNIEEPKVFAMASDEEMLNLLKEKGFRIIDRGYIVGPYALIMKYCSLNGIPAIGLLAESFLHYPDPEAAASALLNLNKLLGLDIDVSKLKERGEEIRLAARDMMKRTRMEMARMRKSQEYDVPPLLV from the coding sequence TTGAGTGAGAAGGTTAGGGTTTTGGAGAAGAGGCCTATAGCCGATGAGCCTACGATCATAGCGGGATTACCTGACGTAGGTCTCGTGGGGGTTATAGCCTCCCTACACGTGATATCCTCCCTTAAGATGGAGGAGGTGGGGATCATAGACTCAGAGCTTCTGCCGCCTATAATAGTCCTTCAGAACGGTCTACCGGTATCGCCTCTCAGGATTATGGGCGACAAAGACGGGAAGATGCTTGTGATAGTCTCAGAAACCGCCATACCTGCAGGCGCTGTCTACCAGCTGTCTAAGGCCATAGTAGACTGGGCGTACAGTAAGAAGGCTAAACTCGTGGTATCGCTGGGCGGCATAGCGGTTCAGGATAGGCAGAACATAGAGGAGCCGAAGGTTTTCGCCATGGCCTCAGATGAAGAGATGCTTAACCTACTCAAGGAGAAGGGGTTTAGGATAATCGACCGGGGATACATCGTCGGCCCCTACGCTCTGATAATGAAGTACTGCTCCCTCAACGGTATACCGGCTATCGGTCTCCTAGCGGAGTCCTTTCTTCACTATCCGGACCCAGAGGCCGCGGCTTCTGCGCTTCTGAATCTGAATAAGCTTCTGGGGCTGGACATAGACGTCTCTAAGCTTAAGGAGAGGGGTGAGGAGATCAGGCTGGCCGCTAGGGATATGATGAAGAGGACGCGTATGGAGATGGCTAGGATGAGGAAGTCCCAAGAATATGATGTGCCTCCCCTACTCGTCTGA
- the albA gene encoding DNA-binding protein Alba, with amino-acid sequence MSESEGEAVVLIGKKPVMNYVVACMTLFNSGAKQVIIKARGRAISRAVDTVELIRRAFIKDLVIKNISIGTQELTGQNGQKTNVSTMEIVLARPE; translated from the coding sequence ATGTCCGAGAGCGAAGGCGAAGCTGTGGTTCTGATAGGTAAAAAGCCTGTAATGAACTACGTCGTTGCTTGCATGACCCTCTTCAACTCTGGGGCCAAACAAGTAATCATCAAAGCTAGGGGCAGAGCGATCTCGAGAGCCGTAGACACGGTCGAGCTCATAAGGAGAGCCTTCATAAAAGACCTAGTGATCAAGAACATATCGATAGGTACGCAGGAGCTCACCGGCCAAAACGGTCAGAAAACGAATGTCTCGACGATGGAGATAGTCCTCGCCAGACCAGAGTAG
- a CDS encoding aminotransferase class III-fold pyridoxal phosphate-dependent enzyme, with the protein MSPSLKTRPPGTEARRIIGEMQKLTAPIRLRIPLVVKGLRGSEIEDIDGNTYIDMDCGLGLQLLRFGVEDLTVGLNIVSYPAGDVLSEYVYRLLDVSKGFFGEGYRFHLSPSGLEAFMTVYSSILEVSRGGSAVVFHIRNGVSVMDSSLSSTIRKVPYPYCYRCPLKHEYPGCGYACVDYFKDVLDELEGSVSLVVFKPVDPFNCIVPPEPVWRRVVKAAHEAGCPVLCDETDLAPGRSGKRLWFENLTIRPEAVCLGDGLASGLPIGLAAVREELAVWKPKPLKANPMSCVAGLRLLEMLRDGRLLSKAHKLGRSLRKRLEELSRRYEVPGDVRGLGLMVGFEVVEDESSKKPAQRWARFLVKYCFTRGLILGLGPPSTIRLTPPIDVDEETVEEALTIIEDGFKELKHMFKP; encoded by the coding sequence ATGTCCCCTAGTCTGAAAACGAGACCTCCTGGGACGGAAGCTAGACGGATAATAGGCGAGATGCAGAAACTTACAGCCCCCATCAGGCTTAGGATACCGCTGGTGGTTAAGGGACTACGGGGTTCCGAAATCGAAGACATCGACGGAAACACATACATCGATATGGACTGTGGACTGGGTCTACAACTCTTACGGTTCGGGGTCGAAGACCTGACGGTTGGACTGAATATCGTATCCTATCCGGCTGGAGACGTTTTATCCGAATACGTGTACAGACTTCTAGATGTCTCAAAGGGGTTTTTCGGAGAAGGATACCGTTTCCATCTATCGCCGTCGGGCTTAGAGGCTTTTATGACGGTTTATTCCTCGATCCTAGAGGTTTCAAGAGGAGGTTCAGCCGTTGTTTTCCATATAAGAAACGGTGTGTCGGTCATGGACTCCTCCCTCTCGTCTACCATACGCAAGGTCCCCTACCCATACTGTTACCGGTGTCCTCTAAAACATGAGTATCCCGGCTGCGGATATGCTTGCGTAGACTATTTTAAAGACGTTTTAGACGAGCTTGAAGGCTCCGTCTCACTTGTGGTCTTCAAACCCGTAGACCCGTTTAACTGTATAGTGCCTCCTGAGCCTGTGTGGAGGAGGGTCGTGAAGGCGGCTCATGAAGCAGGATGCCCTGTGCTGTGTGACGAAACCGACCTGGCACCCGGTAGGTCTGGTAAACGGCTTTGGTTCGAGAATCTGACGATACGCCCTGAAGCCGTGTGCCTAGGCGATGGTTTAGCCTCGGGTCTTCCGATAGGCTTAGCGGCTGTCAGAGAAGAACTAGCCGTATGGAAGCCTAAGCCCTTAAAAGCGAATCCGATGAGCTGTGTAGCCGGTTTAAGGCTTCTGGAGATGCTTAGAGACGGTAGGTTGCTCTCTAAGGCTCATAAACTGGGTAGAAGTCTAAGGAAACGTCTGGAGGAGCTGAGCCGTCGATACGAGGTGCCTGGAGACGTAAGGGGCCTCGGTCTTATGGTAGGCTTCGAAGTCGTGGAGGACGAGTCTTCCAAAAAACCCGCACAACGCTGGGCGAGGTTCTTGGTTAAATACTGCTTCACAAGGGGATTGATCCTAGGCCTAGGTCCACCATCAACTATACGGCTAACCCCCCCGATAGACGTGGATGAGGAAACGGTAGAAGAAGCGTTAACTATAATCGAAGACGGATTTAAAGAACTCAAACACATGTTTAAACCCTGA
- a CDS encoding HIT domain-containing protein has protein sequence MEECIFCEIVEGKRDPAKIWEDEEFLAILDVNPNVKGMTLVLTKKHYGSYISSTCLKSFT, from the coding sequence GTGGAAGAGTGCATTTTTTGCGAGATCGTTGAAGGTAAAAGGGATCCCGCAAAAATTTGGGAGGATGAAGAGTTTTTAGCGATCCTAGATGTAAACCCAAACGTTAAGGGAATGACTTTGGTGTTGACTAAGAAACATTACGGCTCCTATATATCTTCGACCTGCCTGAAGAGCTTTACCTAA
- a CDS encoding CBS domain-containing protein — MTSSPLVFSATDTVSEFLGYIRQPGLFEALVVFRNKIGVVTARDILDVMHPERTLLGKVARRISPLGKEATVLDAVDLMFSNRVRTIPVAEDGRIVGAVSSIGVVEALISSPAFQELTCGDVMRLPIASVKEDGQVSTVRVIMREYDVGDLPVVNYEGELKGVVTARDMALRLLQPEESMTQGDFDGESVRAWGIPVGDLMDTNPLTARAEDPIVDLFRSFKRLRKETCMVVGSTGLLNIVTPMEMIAPLTLFRFKERIHVYILGLPETGDFLDAMTIQDKIYRTLGRGIAFRDDIREVVVDVKRRKRNGTRVLYQVKANVYSSTKPLTLTAHGWYLAEVFDELCRMLDRALVRSKKRGLRPRDRRETRLARRETLGERRKT, encoded by the coding sequence ATGACTTCCTCGCCTCTGGTGTTCTCGGCGACCGATACAGTCTCCGAGTTTCTAGGGTATATCCGCCAACCAGGCCTCTTCGAGGCGCTTGTGGTGTTCCGGAATAAGATAGGTGTGGTGACCGCGCGGGACATCCTCGACGTCATGCATCCGGAGCGTACTTTGCTGGGGAAGGTCGCGAGGAGAATATCCCCCCTCGGTAAGGAGGCGACGGTGCTGGACGCCGTGGACCTTATGTTCTCCAACAGAGTTAGGACTATACCCGTAGCTGAGGATGGTAGAATCGTCGGAGCGGTCTCCTCTATCGGGGTGGTTGAGGCATTGATAAGTTCTCCTGCTTTCCAAGAGCTGACGTGTGGAGATGTTATGAGGCTGCCGATAGCCTCGGTGAAAGAGGATGGCCAGGTGTCAACCGTACGGGTCATCATGCGCGAGTACGACGTAGGCGACTTACCGGTGGTGAACTATGAAGGAGAGCTGAAGGGGGTCGTGACCGCTAGGGACATGGCTCTTAGGCTTCTACAGCCTGAGGAGAGCATGACGCAGGGGGACTTCGACGGTGAAAGCGTCAGAGCCTGGGGTATTCCCGTCGGAGACCTGATGGATACGAACCCGTTAACCGCCAGAGCAGAAGATCCTATAGTAGACCTGTTCAGAAGCTTCAAGAGGCTTAGGAAGGAGACCTGCATGGTAGTGGGGTCTACAGGGCTCCTGAATATTGTCACACCTATGGAGATGATAGCTCCGCTGACCTTATTCAGGTTCAAAGAGAGGATTCACGTATATATCCTAGGTCTACCGGAGACCGGGGACTTTTTAGACGCGATGACCATTCAGGATAAGATCTATAGGACGTTAGGCAGGGGGATAGCGTTCCGCGATGACATAAGAGAGGTGGTAGTCGACGTTAAACGAAGGAAAAGGAATGGAACGAGGGTTCTCTATCAGGTCAAGGCTAACGTGTATTCTTCTACTAAACCTCTCACGTTAACGGCTCACGGTTGGTACTTAGCCGAGGTCTTCGACGAACTCTGTAGGATGCTGGATAGAGCATTAGTGAGAAGCAAAAAGAGGGGGCTGAGACCTAGGGATAGGCGTGAGACACGTCTAGCTAGAAGGGAAACGCTGGGTGAACGGCGGAAAACGTGA
- a CDS encoding alpha-L-fucosidase: MGVKRGKWFREARFGMFIHWGLYSILGRGEWVMYLEHIPVEEYAKLAKRFRPVRFDPDEWVSYAKKAGMRYMVLTSRHHDGFSLFDSKVSDFTAPKSAAGRDLVAEFIDACHRAGMRVGLYYSLLDWRWPAYWKGPKKDPDGWSKFLEYVHTQVEEICSNYGRLDVLWYDGAWPYTAEDWRSSELNARVRELQPDILINNRSGLPEDFDTPEQHIRASPSGRLWEACMTMTEYFWGYCKGDPWRSTRRLIQYLVTCASGDGNLLLNVGPKADGSFPAMAIRKLREIGSWMKVNGESVYGSERCPFSSAVGPLTAKGSKVYLHVFRWPGREVCISGVGNDVKEAYLLATGDYVRITKKDDRVFLRGLPSRPPDPYDTVIALELDGAPVGVPYKVGS, encoded by the coding sequence ATGGGCGTGAAACGTGGTAAGTGGTTTAGAGAAGCCCGGTTTGGGATGTTCATTCACTGGGGGCTTTACTCGATCTTGGGACGTGGAGAATGGGTTATGTACCTTGAACACATACCAGTAGAGGAGTATGCTAAGCTAGCTAAAAGGTTCAGACCCGTAAGGTTTGACCCGGACGAGTGGGTTTCATACGCTAAGAAAGCCGGTATGCGGTATATGGTGCTTACAAGTAGGCATCACGACGGTTTCAGCCTGTTCGATAGCAAGGTCTCAGACTTTACGGCGCCTAAATCGGCGGCGGGTAGAGACTTAGTGGCTGAGTTTATCGACGCATGCCATAGAGCCGGCATGCGGGTGGGCCTATACTACTCGCTTTTGGACTGGAGGTGGCCTGCATACTGGAAAGGTCCTAAAAAGGACCCTGATGGATGGTCTAAGTTCCTCGAATACGTCCACACCCAGGTCGAGGAGATATGCAGCAACTATGGCAGGCTCGATGTGCTCTGGTATGACGGTGCGTGGCCTTACACGGCTGAAGACTGGCGCTCCTCAGAGCTTAACGCTAGGGTGCGTGAGCTTCAACCGGATATATTGATCAATAACCGGTCGGGTCTTCCAGAGGACTTCGACACCCCGGAGCAGCATATCCGGGCTTCACCGTCTGGTAGGTTATGGGAGGCCTGTATGACGATGACGGAGTACTTCTGGGGCTACTGCAAAGGAGACCCATGGAGGTCTACTAGAAGGCTCATCCAATACCTCGTGACCTGCGCTAGTGGTGATGGGAACCTTCTCTTAAATGTCGGTCCGAAGGCTGACGGATCCTTCCCTGCAATGGCTATTAGAAAACTCAGGGAGATAGGCTCGTGGATGAAGGTTAACGGGGAGTCCGTTTACGGCTCTGAGAGGTGCCCGTTCAGCTCGGCCGTGGGTCCTTTGACGGCTAAAGGGAGTAAGGTCTATCTTCACGTGTTCAGGTGGCCTGGTAGGGAGGTGTGTATATCTGGTGTAGGCAACGACGTTAAAGAAGCCTACCTACTAGCTACGGGAGATTACGTTAGGATAACCAAGAAAGACGATAGAGTTTTCCTCAGAGGATTACCGTCTAGACCACCAGACCCCTATGACACGGTCATAGCCTTAGAGCTTGATGGCGCTCCGGTCGGCGTGCCTTATAAAGTCGGAAGTTAG
- a CDS encoding PH domain-containing protein — translation MFEDVISMLEPGERLIWSGRPLLKPFVLKRLSGLIIPIVFIVFSTSFTPFFTTGWTMPLVSFFILWFGILGFMLFLSSIYPLLLWRNLYYVLTDKRMIVRKGVLGIDYDILDLKYIQQINVNVGVWDKFYGTGTVIIQAIGVSPVSLQSVPNPLNVQKIIKAAAEARKSTEALRS, via the coding sequence ATGTTCGAAGACGTAATTTCGATGCTCGAGCCTGGAGAACGGTTGATATGGTCCGGTAGGCCCCTGCTTAAGCCGTTTGTGCTTAAGAGGCTTAGCGGGCTGATAATCCCGATAGTCTTCATAGTGTTCTCCACCTCTTTCACACCTTTCTTCACGACCGGTTGGACTATGCCGCTAGTGTCCTTTTTCATCCTATGGTTCGGGATACTCGGTTTTATGCTGTTTCTATCCTCTATATACCCTCTTCTCCTATGGAGAAACCTGTATTACGTCTTGACGGATAAGAGGATGATCGTTAGAAAAGGGGTATTAGGCATAGACTACGACATATTAGACCTAAAGTACATCCAACAGATCAACGTAAACGTCGGTGTCTGGGATAAGTTCTATGGAACCGGAACGGTGATTATCCAAGCGATAGGGGTCTCACCTGTAAGCTTACAGTCTGTACCGAACCCCCTGAACGTTCAAAAAATAATAAAAGCGGCGGCAGAGGCGAGAAAATCCACAGAAGCCCTTAGAAGCTAA
- a CDS encoding DUF2258 domain-containing protein: protein MKHIYRFKLKVLFGGGFTPIEKVELRTGVIPAALYANKLRKVALAVFRDKVPRDIVLRDVAKLNQMLYRRLVEELKLSKGDFIRITVKAAYDEEKGEIVFDKPNIERLVFESDVKKVYESKIKELEEKLRKLEEERDSYRRKLEALREKVKEARRKIEEILSF from the coding sequence ATGAAACACATATATCGTTTCAAGCTGAAGGTACTATTCGGAGGTGGTTTTACGCCCATCGAGAAGGTTGAGCTTAGAACCGGGGTTATTCCGGCGGCTCTATATGCGAATAAGCTTAGGAAAGTCGCCCTGGCGGTCTTTAGGGATAAAGTTCCTCGAGATATCGTTTTAAGAGATGTGGCCAAACTTAACCAGATGCTCTATAGGAGGCTTGTCGAGGAGCTTAAGCTTAGTAAAGGTGATTTCATAAGGATAACGGTTAAAGCCGCTTATGATGAAGAGAAAGGTGAAATAGTTTTTGACAAGCCAAACATCGAAAGGCTCGTATTCGAGTCTGATGTTAAGAAAGTATACGAGTCTAAGATAAAGGAGCTTGAGGAGAAGCTTAGAAAACTCGAAGAGGAACGGGACTCATATAGGAGGAAGCTAGAAGCCCTTAGGGAGAAGGTAAAAGAGGCTAGGAGAAAAATCGAGGAGATCTTAAGCTTTTAG
- a CDS encoding peptidase M14: MVKVLDGIPEYREFMTVDELNRSSEKLVSKHGDKASLFEVGTARNGEPIKCLKIEGGEVNALLFAFPHPNEPIGSMTLEYLSWKLVSDDEFRKRMNTTWYIVKCIDPFGARLNEGWFKGKWSLRKYALNYYRPPGYKQVEWTFPIEYKTLKFDKPLPETKALMKLMDDVRPDFMASLHNAGFCGAYFYLSDPLPEVYGKLHKLAERFSIPIHLGEPEVPYVVKLADAVFKMPTVTDAYEYYARYLRKDPAEVIKSGASSDEYVKRINKNALTVVCEVPYIYDDRIADTTPIGIKRRDIIMLGIRKTRRNLRELKRRLERVEPYVRKDSPFYEALSEFIRVGFESLKAEENWAKRDPSTDRQATVSEAFDTVAAGVYFYGTLRYGLFYRLVSEDGVDAGELRKHRRWSLKRINHMESEFMKLSNYRVISIRNLVGVQLGTILYTLSTKLK; encoded by the coding sequence GTGGTTAAGGTATTGGACGGTATCCCGGAGTACAGGGAGTTTATGACGGTGGATGAGCTGAACAGAAGTAGCGAGAAGCTTGTCTCGAAACACGGTGATAAGGCGTCGCTTTTCGAAGTCGGAACCGCGAGAAACGGAGAGCCTATAAAGTGTCTGAAGATAGAGGGCGGGGAAGTTAACGCGTTGCTGTTCGCCTTTCCACATCCTAACGAGCCGATCGGAAGCATGACGCTTGAATATTTATCTTGGAAACTGGTTTCAGACGACGAGTTTAGGAAGCGCATGAATACCACGTGGTATATAGTGAAGTGTATAGACCCGTTCGGAGCTAGGCTCAACGAGGGTTGGTTTAAAGGCAAATGGAGTTTGAGAAAGTATGCGTTAAACTACTATAGGCCGCCTGGTTATAAACAGGTCGAATGGACGTTTCCGATAGAGTATAAAACATTGAAGTTCGATAAGCCTCTACCGGAGACGAAGGCCCTGATGAAGCTCATGGACGACGTCAGACCAGATTTCATGGCTTCGCTTCATAACGCCGGCTTCTGCGGAGCGTACTTCTACCTATCCGACCCTCTTCCAGAGGTCTACGGTAAGCTCCATAAGCTCGCCGAGAGGTTTAGTATCCCGATCCATCTCGGGGAGCCGGAGGTCCCATATGTGGTTAAACTTGCAGATGCCGTGTTCAAGATGCCTACTGTCACAGATGCGTATGAGTACTACGCCAGGTATTTGAGGAAGGACCCCGCCGAGGTCATCAAAAGCGGAGCCAGTAGCGACGAATACGTGAAAAGGATTAATAAGAATGCTTTAACAGTGGTCTGCGAGGTCCCATACATCTATGACGATAGAATAGCCGACACAACGCCCATAGGGATCAAACGCAGAGACATCATAATGCTAGGGATAAGGAAAACCAGACGAAACCTTAGGGAGCTTAAGAGAAGGCTAGAGAGGGTCGAGCCCTATGTTCGGAAAGATTCTCCCTTCTACGAGGCGCTGTCTGAGTTCATAAGGGTCGGGTTTGAGTCTCTTAAGGCCGAAGAGAACTGGGCTAAGAGAGACCCATCGACCGATAGACAGGCGACCGTTTCAGAAGCCTTTGACACAGTGGCCGCTGGGGTCTATTTCTACGGTACGCTTAGATATGGTCTGTTCTATCGGCTGGTCTCTGAGGACGGCGTAGATGCAGGGGAGCTTAGGAAGCACCGTCGATGGTCGTTGAAGAGGATAAACCATATGGAGAGCGAGTTCATGAAGCTGTCGAACTATAGGGTTATCTCGATCAGAAACCTGGTCGGAGTTCAGCTCGGGACGATATTGTACACTTTGTCTACGAAATTAAAATAG
- a CDS encoding ThuA domain-containing protein produces the protein MRDVVRVTVWNEFLHEKKDPKVAEIYPKGMHSVIAEYLEKQCGFKVRTATLEEPEHGLTEEVLNNTDVLIWWGHLAHEKVRDDVVDRIYRRIVLEGMGLIVLHSAHYSKIFKRLMGTTCSLKWREAGERERLWVVAPGHPIAEGIGDYFEIEHTEMYGEPFDIPPPDELVFISWFKGGEVFRSGCCFYRGMGKVFYFRPGHETLPIYHDPNVLKVIGNAVRWAKPVKRPKPRFGNVKPLEKL, from the coding sequence ATGAGAGACGTCGTCCGGGTAACCGTCTGGAATGAGTTCTTGCATGAGAAGAAGGATCCTAAAGTCGCTGAAATCTATCCTAAGGGGATGCACTCCGTCATCGCCGAATACTTGGAGAAGCAATGCGGGTTTAAGGTTAGAACCGCTACCCTAGAAGAGCCTGAACATGGATTAACGGAAGAGGTGCTGAACAATACGGACGTTCTTATATGGTGGGGGCATTTAGCCCACGAAAAGGTAAGGGACGATGTGGTTGATAGAATCTATAGACGTATAGTCCTAGAGGGCATGGGCTTGATAGTGCTGCATTCGGCGCACTACTCGAAGATCTTCAAACGCCTCATGGGTACTACGTGTAGTCTCAAGTGGAGAGAAGCCGGTGAAAGAGAGCGTCTCTGGGTAGTCGCCCCAGGACACCCGATAGCGGAGGGAATAGGCGACTACTTTGAGATTGAGCATACTGAGATGTATGGTGAACCATTCGACATACCACCTCCCGACGAACTGGTTTTCATCAGTTGGTTTAAGGGCGGCGAAGTCTTCCGTAGCGGATGTTGCTTTTACCGCGGCATGGGGAAGGTCTTTTACTTCAGGCCGGGCCATGAAACACTACCCATCTACCACGACCCTAACGTTCTGAAGGTCATCGGCAACGCCGTACGATGGGCTAAGCCTGTTAAGAGACCTAAACCCCGCTTCGGTAACGTCAAACCGCTTGAAAAGCTCTAG
- a CDS encoding transcription initiation factor IIB yields the protein MENVGIRRETPIGEKETRGLAPTTCPECGSTNIIVDYERGEMLCGDCGFVLNSSIMNRGPEWRAFTPQEQRERTRVGLPTSYSIHDKGLSTVISKIYRDASGRRLPLKTRIKMLRLRRWQIRSKVYSSRSRNLSRAMTEIDRLASQLNVPPQLQEMAALVYRKALEKDLVRGRSIAAIAAASLYAICRQTGTPRTLKEIAKVSMVSRKEMARCYRLLVEKLDMIMPIDDPTKCVPKIASKLGISEKCQQMAIEILKKAQETRFSTGKHPMGLAATALYMACKVTGERRTQREIADAAEVTEVTIRNRYNDLKDFLQT from the coding sequence ATGGAAAACGTTGGTATCCGTAGAGAGACGCCGATAGGCGAAAAAGAGACCAGGGGTCTAGCCCCGACCACATGCCCCGAGTGCGGTAGCACTAACATCATAGTAGATTACGAGCGAGGCGAGATGCTCTGTGGCGACTGCGGCTTCGTCTTGAACAGCTCTATTATGAATAGGGGTCCTGAATGGAGGGCTTTCACCCCGCAGGAGCAGAGAGAACGTACCAGGGTCGGGCTTCCCACATCATATTCTATCCATGATAAGGGGCTTTCCACGGTTATAAGTAAGATATACCGTGACGCTTCGGGAAGGAGGCTTCCGTTAAAGACTAGGATCAAAATGCTCAGGCTTAGGAGATGGCAGATACGGAGTAAAGTATACTCATCCCGGTCGAGAAACCTAAGTCGAGCCATGACTGAGATCGATAGGTTAGCAAGCCAGTTGAATGTCCCCCCTCAGCTACAGGAGATGGCTGCGCTCGTTTATCGAAAGGCTCTAGAGAAAGACCTCGTGAGGGGAAGAAGCATAGCGGCCATAGCTGCAGCTTCTCTGTATGCCATCTGTAGGCAGACTGGGACTCCTAGGACGTTGAAGGAGATAGCCAAGGTTAGCATGGTCTCTAGAAAGGAGATGGCTAGATGTTACAGGCTCTTGGTCGAGAAGCTGGATATGATCATGCCGATAGACGACCCTACTAAATGTGTTCCGAAGATAGCGTCTAAACTCGGTATTAGCGAGAAATGTCAGCAGATGGCGATCGAGATACTCAAGAAGGCCCAGGAGACACGGTTCTCGACGGGTAAGCACCCTATGGGGCTAGCCGCGACAGCGCTATATATGGCGTGCAAGGTCACAGGTGAGCGGAGAACTCAAAGGGAAATAGCCGATGCAGCCGAGGTAACGGAGGTCACCATAAGAAACCGGTACAACGACCTAAAGGACTTTCTCCAAACCTAA
- a CDS encoding 50S ribosomal protein L40e: MPLRDPIKREIAQRRRLYVKICRNCGARNPPKAERCRKCRSSNLRWKHREAMGRR; the protein is encoded by the coding sequence ATGCCGCTTAGAGACCCCATCAAGAGAGAGATAGCTCAGAGGAGACGGCTTTACGTTAAGATATGTAGAAACTGCGGAGCTAGAAACCCGCCTAAAGCCGAGAGATGTAGAAAATGCCGTTCGTCGAACCTAAGGTGGAAGCATAGAGAAGCTATGGGTAGAAGATAG